One Stigmatopora argus isolate UIUO_Sarg chromosome 12, RoL_Sarg_1.0, whole genome shotgun sequence genomic window carries:
- the LOC144085995 gene encoding transcription factor E2-alpha-like isoform X7: MTTVGTDKELSDLLDFSAMFELPVSNGKNRPTVRLASSQFGGSGVDERNGSSAWGSGEQNSPSFNQGRCFGEEGIYNDQAGILPGTAFGTSIAGKSERGPYSSFASQPGFLPSEIGMPSPDALSPSGLKPNTQFYSSYEGNNHRRRPAQDPIESQPKKIRKVPPGLPSSVCASGEDFNRDNAGYSASKAGSIYTPPFYMQEGLHPPSDSWGSAGSMVQPGYPSMLGNSTHLSQHGPFTAINPQDRLKRQPLPLSPQNYPLHGSEVNGSHPAGFHSGSNSYGVPSHTPPIPANRGAVPGSSGDEIGKALASIYPSDPNSNGYSSSPSTPSGSPQATSGSASQWTRSSGQATPSPNFHGGIQGMSNKLEDRLDEAIHVLQRHASGQGGPGLAEMQSLLASGLGLSSAFSSLTNRLPGMVSSHHEDSAGLPSSGGLGHHTSSALQGSQPEAFTNLVSSLNRSSDIKRETKEVDDENGSVTDKSEDENKELNALQTSVVTVSDENLTAEEKEQRERERRLANNARERVRVRDINEAFRELGRMCQVHLQSDKAQTKLVILQQAVQVILGLEKQVRGRSASPIIRQTNDTPEGERSL; encoded by the exons ATGACGACGGTGGGGACAGACAAGGAGCTCAGCGATTTGCTGGATTTCAGCGCC ATGTTCGAACTACCCGTTTCTAATGGGAAGAATCGGCCAACAGTAAGACTGGCCAGCAGTCAGTTTGGGGGTTCAG GTGTCGATGAGAGGAATGGGTCCAGTGCCTGGGGGTCAGGAGAACAGAACAGTCCATCGTTTAACCAGGGCAGG TGTTTTGGCGAAGAAGGCATTTATAACGATCAAGCTGGCATTTTACCTGGCACGGCGTTTGGCACGTCGATTGCCG GGAAGAGCGAGAGAGGCCCTTACTCATCGTTTGCATCACAG ccGGGCTTTCTGCCCAGTGAGATTGGCATGCCCAGTCCCGATGCCCTGTCCCCCTCTGGCTTGAAGCCCAACACCCAGTTTTACTCTTCCTATGAGGGCAACAACCATCGCAGACGACCTGCACAAGATCCCATTG AAAGCCAGCCCAAAAAGATCCGGAAGGTACCCCCTGGCCTGCCCTCCTCG GTATGTGCCTCCGGTGAGGATTTTAACAGGGACAATGCCGGCTACTCTGCTTCCAAAGCAGGAAGTATCTACACTCCCCCATTCTACATGCAAG AAGGCCTCCACCCGCCTTCCGATTCATGGGGTTCTGCTGGGTCGATGGTTCAACCTGGTTATCCTTCCATGCTGGGTAACTCCACCCATCTGAGCCAGCATGGTCCCTTCACTGCCATCAACCCCCAAGACAGACTG AAACGGCAACCACTGCCCCTCTCGCCCCAAAACTACCCCCTACATGGCAGTGAAGTGAACGGGAGCCACCCCGCCGGCTTCCACTCCGGCTCCAACAGCTACGGAGTCCCCAGTCACACACCTCCCATTCCTG CTAATCGAGGAGCAGTACCTGGAAGTTCCGGTGATGAGATTGGGAAAGCACTGGCTTCT ATTTACCCTTCAGACCCTAACAGTAACGGCTATTCATCGTCCCCATCCACTCCTTCTGGCTCTCCTCAGGCCACCTCAG GATCTGCCTCCCAGTGGACAAGGTCATCTGGACAGGCCACACCTTCACCTAATTTTCATGGTGGAATTCAGGGCATG TCAAATAAACTGGAGGACCGCCTAGATGAAGCTATTCATGTTCTACAGCGACATGCTAGTGGACAAGGAGGACCGGGACTGGCGGAAATGCAGAGCCTGCTGGCATCCGGCTTGGGTTTATCTTCAGCTTTTAGCAGCCTCACCAACCGCTTGCCAGGAATG GTCTCCAGTCACCATGAAGACTCTGCTGGCCTGCCCTCTAGTGGAGGACTCGGACATCACACCTCGTCTGCCCTGCAAGGTTCTCAACCCGAGGCTTTCACAA ATCTGGTGAGCAGCCTAAATCGTTCCAGTGATATCAAACGAGAGACCAAGGAGGTGGATGATGAAAACGGCTCCGTGACTGACAAGTCCGAAGACGAGAACAAAGAGTTAAATGCTCTTCAAACAAG CGTTGTCACAGTGAGCGATGAGAACCTGACGGCCGAAGAGAAGGAGCAGCGGGAGCGCGAGCGGCGCCTGGCTAACAACGCTAGGGAGCGCGTGCGGGTGCGAGACATAAACGAAGCCTTCAGAGAGCTGGGCAGGATGTGTCAGGTTCACCTGCAGAGCGACAAGGCCCAGACCAAGCTGGTCATCTTGCAGCAGGCCGTCCAGGTCATACTCGGCCTGGAGAAGCAGGTGCGAGGTAGGTCGGCCAGTCCCATCATCAGGCAGACCAACGACACCCCTGAGGGGGAGCGTTCCCTCTAG
- the LOC144085995 gene encoding transcription factor E2-alpha-like isoform X6 encodes MTTVGTDKELSDLLDFSAMFELPVSNGKNRPTVRLASSQFGGSGVDERNGSSAWGSGEQNSPSFNQGRCFGEEGIYNDQAGILPGTAFGTSIAGKSERGPYSSFASQPGFLPSEIGMPSPDALSPSGLKPNTQFYSSYEGNNHRRRPAQDPIESQPKKIRKVPPGLPSSVCASGEDFNRDNAGYSASKAGSIYTPPFYMQEGLHPPSDSWGSAGSMVQPGYPSMLGNSTHLSQHGPFTAINPQDRLKRQPLPLSPQNYPLHGSEVNGSHPAGFHSGSNSYGVPSHTPPIPANRGAVPGSSGDEIGKALASIYPSDPNSNGYSSSPSTPSGSPQATSGSASQWTRSSGQATPSPNFHGGIQGMSNKLEDRLDEAIHVLQRHASGQGGPGLAEMQSLLASGLGLSSAFSSLTNRLPGMVSSHHEDSAGLPSSGGLGHHTSSALQGSQPEAFTNLVSSLNRSSDIKRETKEVDDENGSVTDKSEDENKELNALQTSVVTVSDENLTAEEKEQRERERRLANNARERVRVRDINEAFRELGRMCQVHLQSDKAQTKLVILQQAVQVILGLEKQVRGRLPQEKRGGESVRRGPPDADGRRSRS; translated from the exons ATGACGACGGTGGGGACAGACAAGGAGCTCAGCGATTTGCTGGATTTCAGCGCC ATGTTCGAACTACCCGTTTCTAATGGGAAGAATCGGCCAACAGTAAGACTGGCCAGCAGTCAGTTTGGGGGTTCAG GTGTCGATGAGAGGAATGGGTCCAGTGCCTGGGGGTCAGGAGAACAGAACAGTCCATCGTTTAACCAGGGCAGG TGTTTTGGCGAAGAAGGCATTTATAACGATCAAGCTGGCATTTTACCTGGCACGGCGTTTGGCACGTCGATTGCCG GGAAGAGCGAGAGAGGCCCTTACTCATCGTTTGCATCACAG ccGGGCTTTCTGCCCAGTGAGATTGGCATGCCCAGTCCCGATGCCCTGTCCCCCTCTGGCTTGAAGCCCAACACCCAGTTTTACTCTTCCTATGAGGGCAACAACCATCGCAGACGACCTGCACAAGATCCCATTG AAAGCCAGCCCAAAAAGATCCGGAAGGTACCCCCTGGCCTGCCCTCCTCG GTATGTGCCTCCGGTGAGGATTTTAACAGGGACAATGCCGGCTACTCTGCTTCCAAAGCAGGAAGTATCTACACTCCCCCATTCTACATGCAAG AAGGCCTCCACCCGCCTTCCGATTCATGGGGTTCTGCTGGGTCGATGGTTCAACCTGGTTATCCTTCCATGCTGGGTAACTCCACCCATCTGAGCCAGCATGGTCCCTTCACTGCCATCAACCCCCAAGACAGACTG AAACGGCAACCACTGCCCCTCTCGCCCCAAAACTACCCCCTACATGGCAGTGAAGTGAACGGGAGCCACCCCGCCGGCTTCCACTCCGGCTCCAACAGCTACGGAGTCCCCAGTCACACACCTCCCATTCCTG CTAATCGAGGAGCAGTACCTGGAAGTTCCGGTGATGAGATTGGGAAAGCACTGGCTTCT ATTTACCCTTCAGACCCTAACAGTAACGGCTATTCATCGTCCCCATCCACTCCTTCTGGCTCTCCTCAGGCCACCTCAG GATCTGCCTCCCAGTGGACAAGGTCATCTGGACAGGCCACACCTTCACCTAATTTTCATGGTGGAATTCAGGGCATG TCAAATAAACTGGAGGACCGCCTAGATGAAGCTATTCATGTTCTACAGCGACATGCTAGTGGACAAGGAGGACCGGGACTGGCGGAAATGCAGAGCCTGCTGGCATCCGGCTTGGGTTTATCTTCAGCTTTTAGCAGCCTCACCAACCGCTTGCCAGGAATG GTCTCCAGTCACCATGAAGACTCTGCTGGCCTGCCCTCTAGTGGAGGACTCGGACATCACACCTCGTCTGCCCTGCAAGGTTCTCAACCCGAGGCTTTCACAA ATCTGGTGAGCAGCCTAAATCGTTCCAGTGATATCAAACGAGAGACCAAGGAGGTGGATGATGAAAACGGCTCCGTGACTGACAAGTCCGAAGACGAGAACAAAGAGTTAAATGCTCTTCAAACAAG CGTTGTCACAGTGAGCGATGAGAACCTGACGGCCGAAGAGAAGGAGCAGCGGGAGCGCGAGCGGCGCCTGGCTAACAACGCTAGGGAGCGCGTGCGGGTGCGAGACATAAACGAAGCCTTCAGAGAGCTGGGCAGGATGTGTCAGGTTCACCTGCAGAGCGACAAGGCCCAGACCAAGCTGGTCATCTTGCAGCAGGCCGTCCAGGTCATACTCGGCCTGGAGAAGCAGGTGCGAG GCCGCCTGCCTCAAGAGAAGAGAGGAGGAGAAAGTGTCAGGCGTGGACCCCCAGATGCAGATGGGCGGAGGTCTCGGAGCTGA
- the LOC144085995 gene encoding transcription factor E2-alpha-like isoform X4: MTTVGTDKELSDLLDFSAMFELPVSNGKNRPTVRLASSQFGGSGVDERNGSSAWGSGEQNSPSFNQGRCFGEEGIYNDQAGILPGTAFGTSIAGKSERGPYSSFASQPGFLPSEIGMPSPDALSPSGLKPNTQFYSSYEGNNHRRRPAQDPIESQPKKIRKVPPGLPSSVCASGEDFNRDNAGYSASKAGSIYTPPFYMQEGLHPPSDSWGSAGSMVQPGYPSMLGNSTHLSQHGPFTAINPQDRLKRQPLPLSPQNYPLHGSEVNGSHPAGFHSGSNSYGVPSHTPPIPANRGAVPGSSGDEIGKALASIYPSDPNSNGYSSSPSTPSGSPQATSGSASQWTRSSGQATPSPNFHGGIQGMSNKLEDRLDEAIHVLQRHASGQGGPGLAEMQSLLASGLGLSSAFSSLTNRLPGMVSSHHEDSAGLPSSGGLGHHTSSALQDLVSSLNRSSDIKRETKEVDDENGSVTDKSEDENKELNALQTSVVTVSDENLTAEEKEQRERERRLANNARERVRVRDINEAFRELGRMCQVHLQSDKAQTKLVILQQAVQVILGLEKQVRERNLNPKAACLKRREEEKVSGVDPQMQMGGGLGADGHNPISHM; encoded by the exons ATGACGACGGTGGGGACAGACAAGGAGCTCAGCGATTTGCTGGATTTCAGCGCC ATGTTCGAACTACCCGTTTCTAATGGGAAGAATCGGCCAACAGTAAGACTGGCCAGCAGTCAGTTTGGGGGTTCAG GTGTCGATGAGAGGAATGGGTCCAGTGCCTGGGGGTCAGGAGAACAGAACAGTCCATCGTTTAACCAGGGCAGG TGTTTTGGCGAAGAAGGCATTTATAACGATCAAGCTGGCATTTTACCTGGCACGGCGTTTGGCACGTCGATTGCCG GGAAGAGCGAGAGAGGCCCTTACTCATCGTTTGCATCACAG ccGGGCTTTCTGCCCAGTGAGATTGGCATGCCCAGTCCCGATGCCCTGTCCCCCTCTGGCTTGAAGCCCAACACCCAGTTTTACTCTTCCTATGAGGGCAACAACCATCGCAGACGACCTGCACAAGATCCCATTG AAAGCCAGCCCAAAAAGATCCGGAAGGTACCCCCTGGCCTGCCCTCCTCG GTATGTGCCTCCGGTGAGGATTTTAACAGGGACAATGCCGGCTACTCTGCTTCCAAAGCAGGAAGTATCTACACTCCCCCATTCTACATGCAAG AAGGCCTCCACCCGCCTTCCGATTCATGGGGTTCTGCTGGGTCGATGGTTCAACCTGGTTATCCTTCCATGCTGGGTAACTCCACCCATCTGAGCCAGCATGGTCCCTTCACTGCCATCAACCCCCAAGACAGACTG AAACGGCAACCACTGCCCCTCTCGCCCCAAAACTACCCCCTACATGGCAGTGAAGTGAACGGGAGCCACCCCGCCGGCTTCCACTCCGGCTCCAACAGCTACGGAGTCCCCAGTCACACACCTCCCATTCCTG CTAATCGAGGAGCAGTACCTGGAAGTTCCGGTGATGAGATTGGGAAAGCACTGGCTTCT ATTTACCCTTCAGACCCTAACAGTAACGGCTATTCATCGTCCCCATCCACTCCTTCTGGCTCTCCTCAGGCCACCTCAG GATCTGCCTCCCAGTGGACAAGGTCATCTGGACAGGCCACACCTTCACCTAATTTTCATGGTGGAATTCAGGGCATG TCAAATAAACTGGAGGACCGCCTAGATGAAGCTATTCATGTTCTACAGCGACATGCTAGTGGACAAGGAGGACCGGGACTGGCGGAAATGCAGAGCCTGCTGGCATCCGGCTTGGGTTTATCTTCAGCTTTTAGCAGCCTCACCAACCGCTTGCCAGGAATG GTCTCCAGTCACCATGAAGACTCTGCTGGCCTGCCCTCTAGTGGAGGACTCGGACATCACACCTCGTCTGCCCTGCAAG ATCTGGTGAGCAGCCTAAATCGTTCCAGTGATATCAAACGAGAGACCAAGGAGGTGGATGATGAAAACGGCTCCGTGACTGACAAGTCCGAAGACGAGAACAAAGAGTTAAATGCTCTTCAAACAAG CGTTGTCACAGTGAGCGATGAGAACCTGACGGCCGAAGAGAAGGAGCAGCGGGAGCGCGAGCGGCGCCTGGCTAACAACGCTAGGGAGCGCGTGCGGGTGCGAGACATAAACGAAGCCTTCAGAGAGCTGGGCAGGATGTGTCAGGTTCACCTGCAGAGCGACAAGGCCCAGACCAAGCTGGTCATCTTGCAGCAGGCCGTCCAGGTCATACTCGGCCTGGAGAAGCAGGTGCGAG AGCGTAATCTCAACCCAAAGGCCGCCTGCCTCAAGAGAAGAGAGGAGGAGAAAGTGTCAGGCGTGGACCCCCAGATGCAGATGGGCGGAGGTCTCGGAGCTGATGGCCACAACCCTATAAGCCATATGTAA
- the LOC144085995 gene encoding transcription factor E2-alpha-like isoform X5, protein MTTVGTDKELSDLLDFSAMFELPVSNGKNRPTVRLASSQFGGSGVDERNGSSAWGSGEQNSPSFNQGRCFGEEGIYNDQAGILPGTAFGTSIAGKSERGPYSSFASQPGFLPSEIGMPSPDALSPSGLKPNTQFYSSYEGNNHRRRPAQDPIESQPKKIRKVPPGLPSSVCASGEDFNRDNAGYSASKAGSIYTPPFYMQEGLHPPSDSWGSAGSMVQPGYPSMLGNSTHLSQHGPFTAINPQDRLKRQPLPLSPQNYPLHGSEVNGSHPAGFHSGSNSYGVPSHTPPIPANRGAVPGSSGDEIGKALASIYPSDPNSNGYSSSPSTPSGSPQATSGSASQWTRSSGQATPSPNFHGGIQGMSNKLEDRLDEAIHVLQRHASGQGGPGLAEMQSLLASGLGLSSAFSSLTNRLPGMVSSHHEDSAGLPSSGGLGHHTSSALQGSQPEAFTNLVSSLNRSSDIKRETKEVDDENGSVTDKSEDENKELNALQTSLIDEDDDDEDLPVEIKAGREKVRRMANNARERLRVRDINEAFKELGRMCQLHLNYEKPQTKLNVLQQAVNVILNLEQQVRGRLPQEKRGGESVRRGPPDADGRRSRS, encoded by the exons ATGACGACGGTGGGGACAGACAAGGAGCTCAGCGATTTGCTGGATTTCAGCGCC ATGTTCGAACTACCCGTTTCTAATGGGAAGAATCGGCCAACAGTAAGACTGGCCAGCAGTCAGTTTGGGGGTTCAG GTGTCGATGAGAGGAATGGGTCCAGTGCCTGGGGGTCAGGAGAACAGAACAGTCCATCGTTTAACCAGGGCAGG TGTTTTGGCGAAGAAGGCATTTATAACGATCAAGCTGGCATTTTACCTGGCACGGCGTTTGGCACGTCGATTGCCG GGAAGAGCGAGAGAGGCCCTTACTCATCGTTTGCATCACAG ccGGGCTTTCTGCCCAGTGAGATTGGCATGCCCAGTCCCGATGCCCTGTCCCCCTCTGGCTTGAAGCCCAACACCCAGTTTTACTCTTCCTATGAGGGCAACAACCATCGCAGACGACCTGCACAAGATCCCATTG AAAGCCAGCCCAAAAAGATCCGGAAGGTACCCCCTGGCCTGCCCTCCTCG GTATGTGCCTCCGGTGAGGATTTTAACAGGGACAATGCCGGCTACTCTGCTTCCAAAGCAGGAAGTATCTACACTCCCCCATTCTACATGCAAG AAGGCCTCCACCCGCCTTCCGATTCATGGGGTTCTGCTGGGTCGATGGTTCAACCTGGTTATCCTTCCATGCTGGGTAACTCCACCCATCTGAGCCAGCATGGTCCCTTCACTGCCATCAACCCCCAAGACAGACTG AAACGGCAACCACTGCCCCTCTCGCCCCAAAACTACCCCCTACATGGCAGTGAAGTGAACGGGAGCCACCCCGCCGGCTTCCACTCCGGCTCCAACAGCTACGGAGTCCCCAGTCACACACCTCCCATTCCTG CTAATCGAGGAGCAGTACCTGGAAGTTCCGGTGATGAGATTGGGAAAGCACTGGCTTCT ATTTACCCTTCAGACCCTAACAGTAACGGCTATTCATCGTCCCCATCCACTCCTTCTGGCTCTCCTCAGGCCACCTCAG GATCTGCCTCCCAGTGGACAAGGTCATCTGGACAGGCCACACCTTCACCTAATTTTCATGGTGGAATTCAGGGCATG TCAAATAAACTGGAGGACCGCCTAGATGAAGCTATTCATGTTCTACAGCGACATGCTAGTGGACAAGGAGGACCGGGACTGGCGGAAATGCAGAGCCTGCTGGCATCCGGCTTGGGTTTATCTTCAGCTTTTAGCAGCCTCACCAACCGCTTGCCAGGAATG GTCTCCAGTCACCATGAAGACTCTGCTGGCCTGCCCTCTAGTGGAGGACTCGGACATCACACCTCGTCTGCCCTGCAAGGTTCTCAACCCGAGGCTTTCACAA ATCTGGTGAGCAGCCTAAATCGTTCCAGTGATATCAAACGAGAGACCAAGGAGGTGGATGATGAAAACGGCTCCGTGACTGACAAGTCCGAAGACGAGAACAAAGAGTTAAATGCTCTTCAAACAAG TCTGattgatgaggatgatgacgatgaagatCTACCAGTGGAGATAAAAGCTGGGCGGGAGAAAGTGCGGAGGATGGCAAACAATGCCCGCGAGCGACTCCGCGTGCGGGACATCAATGAGGCCTTTAAGGAGCTGGGCCGCATGTGTCAGCTCCATCTGAACTATGAGAAACCGCAGACTAAATTGAACGTGCTCCAACAAGCCGTTAACGTTATACTCAACCTGGAGCAGCAAGTCCGAG GCCGCCTGCCTCAAGAGAAGAGAGGAGGAGAAAGTGTCAGGCGTGGACCCCCAGATGCAGATGGGCGGAGGTCTCGGAGCTGA
- the LOC144085995 gene encoding transcription factor E2-alpha-like isoform X3, translating to MTTVGTDKELSDLLDFSAMFELPVSNGKNRPTVRLASSQFGGSGVDERNGSSAWGSGEQNSPSFNQGRCFGEEGIYNDQAGILPGTAFGTSIAGKSERGPYSSFASQPGFLPSEIGMPSPDALSPSGLKPNTQFYSSYEGNNHRRRPAQDPIESQPKKIRKVPPGLPSSVCASGEDFNRDNAGYSASKAGSIYTPPFYMQEGLHPPSDSWGSAGSMVQPGYPSMLGNSTHLSQHGPFTAINPQDRLKRQPLPLSPQNYPLHGSEVNGSHPAGFHSGSNSYGVPSHTPPIPANRGAVPGSSGDEIGKALASIYPSDPNSNGYSSSPSTPSGSPQATSGSASQWTRSSGQATPSPNFHGGIQGMSNKLEDRLDEAIHVLQRHASGQGGPGLAEMQSLLASGLGLSSAFSSLTNRLPGMVSSHHEDSAGLPSSGGLGHHTSSALQDLVSSLNRSSDIKRETKEVDDENGSVTDKSEDENKELNALQTSLIDEDDDDEDLPVEIKAGREKVRRMANNARERLRVRDINEAFKELGRMCQLHLNYEKPQTKLNVLQQAVNVILNLEQQVRERNLNPKAACLKRREEEKVSGVDPQMQMGGGLGADGHNPISHM from the exons ATGACGACGGTGGGGACAGACAAGGAGCTCAGCGATTTGCTGGATTTCAGCGCC ATGTTCGAACTACCCGTTTCTAATGGGAAGAATCGGCCAACAGTAAGACTGGCCAGCAGTCAGTTTGGGGGTTCAG GTGTCGATGAGAGGAATGGGTCCAGTGCCTGGGGGTCAGGAGAACAGAACAGTCCATCGTTTAACCAGGGCAGG TGTTTTGGCGAAGAAGGCATTTATAACGATCAAGCTGGCATTTTACCTGGCACGGCGTTTGGCACGTCGATTGCCG GGAAGAGCGAGAGAGGCCCTTACTCATCGTTTGCATCACAG ccGGGCTTTCTGCCCAGTGAGATTGGCATGCCCAGTCCCGATGCCCTGTCCCCCTCTGGCTTGAAGCCCAACACCCAGTTTTACTCTTCCTATGAGGGCAACAACCATCGCAGACGACCTGCACAAGATCCCATTG AAAGCCAGCCCAAAAAGATCCGGAAGGTACCCCCTGGCCTGCCCTCCTCG GTATGTGCCTCCGGTGAGGATTTTAACAGGGACAATGCCGGCTACTCTGCTTCCAAAGCAGGAAGTATCTACACTCCCCCATTCTACATGCAAG AAGGCCTCCACCCGCCTTCCGATTCATGGGGTTCTGCTGGGTCGATGGTTCAACCTGGTTATCCTTCCATGCTGGGTAACTCCACCCATCTGAGCCAGCATGGTCCCTTCACTGCCATCAACCCCCAAGACAGACTG AAACGGCAACCACTGCCCCTCTCGCCCCAAAACTACCCCCTACATGGCAGTGAAGTGAACGGGAGCCACCCCGCCGGCTTCCACTCCGGCTCCAACAGCTACGGAGTCCCCAGTCACACACCTCCCATTCCTG CTAATCGAGGAGCAGTACCTGGAAGTTCCGGTGATGAGATTGGGAAAGCACTGGCTTCT ATTTACCCTTCAGACCCTAACAGTAACGGCTATTCATCGTCCCCATCCACTCCTTCTGGCTCTCCTCAGGCCACCTCAG GATCTGCCTCCCAGTGGACAAGGTCATCTGGACAGGCCACACCTTCACCTAATTTTCATGGTGGAATTCAGGGCATG TCAAATAAACTGGAGGACCGCCTAGATGAAGCTATTCATGTTCTACAGCGACATGCTAGTGGACAAGGAGGACCGGGACTGGCGGAAATGCAGAGCCTGCTGGCATCCGGCTTGGGTTTATCTTCAGCTTTTAGCAGCCTCACCAACCGCTTGCCAGGAATG GTCTCCAGTCACCATGAAGACTCTGCTGGCCTGCCCTCTAGTGGAGGACTCGGACATCACACCTCGTCTGCCCTGCAAG ATCTGGTGAGCAGCCTAAATCGTTCCAGTGATATCAAACGAGAGACCAAGGAGGTGGATGATGAAAACGGCTCCGTGACTGACAAGTCCGAAGACGAGAACAAAGAGTTAAATGCTCTTCAAACAAG TCTGattgatgaggatgatgacgatgaagatCTACCAGTGGAGATAAAAGCTGGGCGGGAGAAAGTGCGGAGGATGGCAAACAATGCCCGCGAGCGACTCCGCGTGCGGGACATCAATGAGGCCTTTAAGGAGCTGGGCCGCATGTGTCAGCTCCATCTGAACTATGAGAAACCGCAGACTAAATTGAACGTGCTCCAACAAGCCGTTAACGTTATACTCAACCTGGAGCAGCAAGTCCGAG AGCGTAATCTCAACCCAAAGGCCGCCTGCCTCAAGAGAAGAGAGGAGGAGAAAGTGTCAGGCGTGGACCCCCAGATGCAGATGGGCGGAGGTCTCGGAGCTGATGGCCACAACCCTATAAGCCATATGTAA
- the LOC144085995 gene encoding transcription factor E2-alpha-like isoform X1 has translation MTTVGTDKELSDLLDFSAMFELPVSNGKNRPTVRLASSQFGGSGVDERNGSSAWGSGEQNSPSFNQGRCFGEEGIYNDQAGILPGTAFGTSIAGKSERGPYSSFASQPGFLPSEIGMPSPDALSPSGLKPNTQFYSSYEGNNHRRRPAQDPIESQPKKIRKVPPGLPSSVCASGEDFNRDNAGYSASKAGSIYTPPFYMQEGLHPPSDSWGSAGSMVQPGYPSMLGNSTHLSQHGPFTAINPQDRLKRQPLPLSPQNYPLHGSEVNGSHPAGFHSGSNSYGVPSHTPPIPANRGAVPGSSGDEIGKALASIYPSDPNSNGYSSSPSTPSGSPQATSGSASQWTRSSGQATPSPNFHGGIQGMSNKLEDRLDEAIHVLQRHASGQGGPGLAEMQSLLASGLGLSSAFSSLTNRLPGMVSSHHEDSAGLPSSGGLGHHTSSALQGSQPEAFTNLVSSLNRSSDIKRETKEVDDENGSVTDKSEDENKELNALQTSLIDEDDDDEDLPVEIKAGREKVRRMANNARERLRVRDINEAFKELGRMCQLHLNYEKPQTKLNVLQQAVNVILNLEQQVRERNLNPKAACLKRREEEKVSGVDPQMQMGGGLGADGHNPISHM, from the exons ATGACGACGGTGGGGACAGACAAGGAGCTCAGCGATTTGCTGGATTTCAGCGCC ATGTTCGAACTACCCGTTTCTAATGGGAAGAATCGGCCAACAGTAAGACTGGCCAGCAGTCAGTTTGGGGGTTCAG GTGTCGATGAGAGGAATGGGTCCAGTGCCTGGGGGTCAGGAGAACAGAACAGTCCATCGTTTAACCAGGGCAGG TGTTTTGGCGAAGAAGGCATTTATAACGATCAAGCTGGCATTTTACCTGGCACGGCGTTTGGCACGTCGATTGCCG GGAAGAGCGAGAGAGGCCCTTACTCATCGTTTGCATCACAG ccGGGCTTTCTGCCCAGTGAGATTGGCATGCCCAGTCCCGATGCCCTGTCCCCCTCTGGCTTGAAGCCCAACACCCAGTTTTACTCTTCCTATGAGGGCAACAACCATCGCAGACGACCTGCACAAGATCCCATTG AAAGCCAGCCCAAAAAGATCCGGAAGGTACCCCCTGGCCTGCCCTCCTCG GTATGTGCCTCCGGTGAGGATTTTAACAGGGACAATGCCGGCTACTCTGCTTCCAAAGCAGGAAGTATCTACACTCCCCCATTCTACATGCAAG AAGGCCTCCACCCGCCTTCCGATTCATGGGGTTCTGCTGGGTCGATGGTTCAACCTGGTTATCCTTCCATGCTGGGTAACTCCACCCATCTGAGCCAGCATGGTCCCTTCACTGCCATCAACCCCCAAGACAGACTG AAACGGCAACCACTGCCCCTCTCGCCCCAAAACTACCCCCTACATGGCAGTGAAGTGAACGGGAGCCACCCCGCCGGCTTCCACTCCGGCTCCAACAGCTACGGAGTCCCCAGTCACACACCTCCCATTCCTG CTAATCGAGGAGCAGTACCTGGAAGTTCCGGTGATGAGATTGGGAAAGCACTGGCTTCT ATTTACCCTTCAGACCCTAACAGTAACGGCTATTCATCGTCCCCATCCACTCCTTCTGGCTCTCCTCAGGCCACCTCAG GATCTGCCTCCCAGTGGACAAGGTCATCTGGACAGGCCACACCTTCACCTAATTTTCATGGTGGAATTCAGGGCATG TCAAATAAACTGGAGGACCGCCTAGATGAAGCTATTCATGTTCTACAGCGACATGCTAGTGGACAAGGAGGACCGGGACTGGCGGAAATGCAGAGCCTGCTGGCATCCGGCTTGGGTTTATCTTCAGCTTTTAGCAGCCTCACCAACCGCTTGCCAGGAATG GTCTCCAGTCACCATGAAGACTCTGCTGGCCTGCCCTCTAGTGGAGGACTCGGACATCACACCTCGTCTGCCCTGCAAGGTTCTCAACCCGAGGCTTTCACAA ATCTGGTGAGCAGCCTAAATCGTTCCAGTGATATCAAACGAGAGACCAAGGAGGTGGATGATGAAAACGGCTCCGTGACTGACAAGTCCGAAGACGAGAACAAAGAGTTAAATGCTCTTCAAACAAG TCTGattgatgaggatgatgacgatgaagatCTACCAGTGGAGATAAAAGCTGGGCGGGAGAAAGTGCGGAGGATGGCAAACAATGCCCGCGAGCGACTCCGCGTGCGGGACATCAATGAGGCCTTTAAGGAGCTGGGCCGCATGTGTCAGCTCCATCTGAACTATGAGAAACCGCAGACTAAATTGAACGTGCTCCAACAAGCCGTTAACGTTATACTCAACCTGGAGCAGCAAGTCCGAG AGCGTAATCTCAACCCAAAGGCCGCCTGCCTCAAGAGAAGAGAGGAGGAGAAAGTGTCAGGCGTGGACCCCCAGATGCAGATGGGCGGAGGTCTCGGAGCTGATGGCCACAACCCTATAAGCCATATGTAA